In one window of Falco cherrug isolate bFalChe1 chromosome 12, bFalChe1.pri, whole genome shotgun sequence DNA:
- the FASLG gene encoding tumor necrosis factor ligand superfamily member 6 produces the protein MQVYKGRAGSSPRAQSGAAPAGFGCRMEDHTKPIPLPAMQQNLNYVYPQVFWVDGCTSASASSPSAPPVTPFPPPVPDRRTKPGHNRERRSVGFLVIFMLILLALTGVGLSMFQIFHLEKELAELRESASTEHIPPALEKLIGQKEQSMEKEARKAAHLTGNPTQRDLPLEWEPISGHAFTNGIQYHEQGLVVNETGLYFVYSNVLFRGSICSSQMLTHIVYKKNPTLPGSHVLMEDKGINYCTGQKTWARKSYLGALFKLRKMDSLHVNVSKIALVNFEESKTFFGLFKL, from the exons ATGCAGGTGTATAAAGGCAGAGCTGGGTCTTCCCCCAGGGCTCAGTcgggggcagccccggcaggCTTTGGCTGCCGTATGGAAGATCACACCAAGCCCATCCCGCTCCCGGCCATGCAGCAGAACTTGAACTACGTGTACCCCCAGGTCTTTTGGGTGGATGGCTGCACCAGTGCAAGTGCTTCCAGCCCCTCGGCACCCCCTGTCACTCCTTTCCCACCACCAGTACCTGACCGAAGGACAAAGCCAGGGCACaacagggaaaggaggagcGTTGGCTTCCTGGTGATCTTCATGCTGATCCTGCTAGCCCTCACTGGAGTGGGGCTGAGCATGTTTCAGATCTTCCACCTGGAGAAGGAACTGGCTGAACTCAGAGAG TCTGCCAGCACTGAGCACATCCCTCCAGCTCTGGAGAAACTCATAG GGCAGAAGGAGCAGTCAATGgaaaaggaagcaaggaaggcaGCACACCTAACAG GGAATCCAACCCAGCGGGACCTCCCTCTGGAGTGGGAACCCATCTCTGGGCATGCCTTCACCAACGGCATTCAGTACCATGAGCAGGGTCTCGTCGTCAATGAGACCGGCCTGTACTTCGTGTACTCCAACGTGCTCTTCCGaggcagcatctgcagcagccagaTGTTGACCCACATTGTCTACAAGAAAAACCCAACCTTGCCAGGCAGCCACGTGCTGATGGAGGACAAAGGCATCAACTACTGTACGGGCCAGAAAACATGGGCCCGGAAAAGCTACCTAGGGGCTTTATTCAAGCTCAGGAAGATGGACAGTTTGCACGTCAATGTGTCTAAAATCGCTCTGGTTAATTTTGAGGAGTCCAAGACATTCTTCGGCTTATTTAAGCTTTGA